From the Achromobacter xylosoxidans A8 genome, the window GCCGGCACGCCCGGCCTGACGGCGCGCGGCTATGGCCTGATCGACGGCGGGCGCGCGGCGGAACTCGTTTTCTATGGGGTGCAGCTTGCCCCGGAGGCGCTGCTGGGCGAGGCCGGCGCCGGCTACCCGCTGCTGGAGCGCGCCGCCGGCCGCGGCATCCTGGCCCTGTGCGCCGAAGCCGTGGGCGCGATGGACTGCGCCCGCGACGCCACCCTGGAATACCTGCGCACGCGTCGCCAGTTCGGCGCCCCCCTCGGCAGCTTCCAGGCCTTGCAGCACCGCATGGCCGACGTGCTGCTGGAGATCGAACAGGCGCGCTCGGCCGTGATCAACGCTGCGGCCGCGCTCGACCACCCCGACCGCGCCACCCGCGAGCGCGCGCTATCCGCCGCCAAATACACCATCGGCCGCATCGGCACCCTGGTAGCCGAAGAGAGCATCCAGTTGCACGGCGGCATCGGCATGACCTGGGAGCTGCCGCTGGCGCACTACGCCAAGCGCCTGGTCATGATCGATCACCAGTTGGGCGACGAAGACCATCACCTGCGGCGCTACATTGCGCTTGGGCAGGCTTGAAAGGAGGCCCCCGCAATGACCCAGGTCCAAGCCGCCCCGCCCCTTTCGCCGCCCTTCGCCGCGCCCTTCGCCGTGCGCAGCGCCGCGGACGTGCAGCGTCTGCAAGCCCGGCCGCTGGCCGAGACGCTCACGGTGCAAAGCACCTATGAAATCTTCCGCAATTCGGCCGCGGCCTTCGGCGACAAGACCGCGCTGACCTTTCTGCGCAGCGCCGACCCCGGCGACGCGCCGCTGCGCTGGAGCTACCGCGAACTGCTCGCCGGCATCCACCAGACCGCCAACCTGCTGCATGAGCTGGGCGTGGGCCCGGACGACGCCGTCGGCATCCTGCTGCCCGGCTGCCTGGAGTACCACCTGGCGCTGTGGGGCGGCGAGGCCGCCGGCATCGTCCAGCCCTTGAACCCCTTGCTGGCCGAAGACAAGCTCGTGTCCCTCATGACCACGGCGCGCGCCAAGGTCCTGATCGCCTACGGGTCCGACGTCGAATGCGGTTCCTGGTCCAAGGCGCTGCGCCTGCGAGAACGCGTGCCTACGCTGCACACGCTGCTGCGCGTGGCGCCGCTGGACGAGCCGTCCCCGGCCCGCCCCGCGCTGCCCGACCATGCGCTGGATTTCAACGCCGCGCGCGCCACGCAACCGGCCGACCGCCTGGTCAGCGGCCGCGCGATCCAGGCGGACGACGTGGCCGCGTACTTCCATACTGGCGGCACCACCGGCGCGCCCAAGCTGGCCATCCACACGCATGCCAACCAGGTCTTCAGCGCCTGGGCCGCGGTGCAATTGCAGAACGCCGGACCGGACGACGTGGTCATCAACGGCTATCCGCTGTTCCATGTGGCGGGCGTGCTGCCGGCATCGCTGGCCGCCCTGTCGGCGGGCGTGGAAACCGTCATTCCCACCACCCTGCTGCTGCGCAACCGCGACGTGCTGCGCAACTACTGGCGCCTGGTCGAACACCATCGCGCCACCTCGTTGCAAGGCGTGCCCACCATCCTCGCGGCGCTGGCCGAAGTGCCGCTGGCCGGCGCCGACATCTCCTCGCTGCGCTATTGCCGCACCGGCGCCGCGCCCCTGCCCGCCGAACTGGCGGCCCGCTTCAAGCGCCTGTTCGGACTGCACGTCAACGAAAGCCTGGGCATGACGGAAATGGCCGGCATCTCGACCATCTCGCCGCCCGGCTGCGAGTTCCCGGTAGGCTGCGTCGGCTTTCCGCTGCCCTATGTGCAGGTCCGCATCGTCGGCCTGGACCTGCCGGCCGGCACGCCCGCGCGCGACTTGCCCGCTGGCAAGGCCGGCATGGTGCTGTTCAAGGCGCCCAACGTCATTCCCGGCTTTCTCGACCCCGACGACACGGCGCGCGCCTTTACCGAAGACGGCTGGCTGATCAGCGGCGACGTGGGCTATATGGATGACGCTGGCCGCCTGCACCTGCAAGGCCGCGCCAAGGACCTGATCATCCGCAGCGGCCACAACATCGATCCCAAGACCATCGAGGACGCGCTCGCCTCGCATCCCGCTGTGCAGCTCTGCGCCGCGGTCGGCGCTCCCGACGCCTATGCCGGCGAACTGCCCATCGCCTTCGTCACGCTGGCCGAGGGCGCGCAGGTACAGGAAGCAGAACTGCTGGCCTACGCCGCCGAACACGTGGACGAGAGCCCGGCGCGGCCCAAGCGCGTCATCGTGCTGGACAGCATGCCCATGACCAATGTCGGCAAGATCTACAAGCCCGATCTGCGCCGCCTGGCCACCGCCGTATCGGCCCAGGCCGTGGTGGCGCACACCCTGCAGGACGCTGGCCTGATCGACGACGGCACGCTGTTCCGCGTAGAGGCCAACGCGCAACCCGAGGTCTCTGTGCTTGCCGACCCCCGTGCGCCCGAAGCGCTCAAAGCCAGCCTGCGCGACGCGCTGGCCCGGCTGCCGGTAAAAGTCGCGCTGCGCGACTGAGCAGTTCCCCACACAACAACACCCCAGGAGACAAACCCATGACCCACCAGCCCCTGCGGCGCGCCTGCCTCGGCGCCGCGTTGCTCGCTATGGCCGGCGCCGCCCTGCCTTTCGCCGCCGCCGCGCAAGGCGCCTACCCGTCCAAGCCGATCACGCTGATCGTGCCCTTCCCGGCCGGCGGTTCCACCGACCGCCACCTGCGCATCGTGGCGCAGGACGCCTCCAAATACCTGGGGCAGCCCGTCATCGTGGAAAACCGGCCCGGCGCCGGCGGCACCCTGGGCCCCGCCACCATGGCCAAGACCGCCAAGCCCGACGGCTACACCGTCACTCTGTACACCCTGGCCATGCTACGCATGCCCTACATGCAGAAGAGCAGCTGGGATCCCATCAACGACTTCAGTTTCATCCTGGGCCTGTCGGGCTATACCTTCGGCTTCACCGTCCGCTCCGATTCCCCGTACCAGACCTTCAACGAGTACATCGAGGCGGCGCGCAAGGCGCCCGGCACCATCGACTACGGCTCCACCGGCATCGGTTCCTCGCCGCACCTGCTGATCGAGGAGGTCGCCATCAATGCCAAGGTGAAACTGAACCATGTGCCCTTCAAGGGCAACGCCGACATGCAGCAAGCCCTGCTGGGCGGCCACGTCATGGCACAAAGCGATGCGACCGGATGGGACCAGTTCGTGGACTCGGGCAAGATGCGCCTGCTGGTCACCTTCGGCGAAAAGCGCACCACGCGCTGGCCCGACGTGCCCACGGCCCAGGAGCTGGGCTACAAGGTGGTCTCCACCTCGCCCTACGGCCTGGCCGGCCCCAAGGGCATGGACCCCGCGGTGGTGAAGACCTTGCATGACGCCTTCAAGAAGGCGCTGTTCGACCCGGCGAGCATGGACGTCATGAAGCAGCTGAACCAGGAGCCCGCCTACCGCAACAGCCAGGACTACAAGGAATGGGCGCAGGCCACCTACGTCAAGGAAAAAGGCCTGATCGAGTACCTGGGATTGATGGCGAAGGATTGAACTGGCGGCCAGGAAGCCGAACTCTCCATTTCAAGAAGACTCCCGGACGCCACTTGGCAGTCGGCCGTTGTGACTTGGCACACGGCCGACCTCAGGGAGATCAATTTAATCTTGATTGACGCAGGAAGCCGGCCTGCACAACGATGGCGCGCTGTTTCGCGTAAAAGCCGACGAACAACCCGATATCGCAGTCCAGGCCGACGCGCGTGGACCCGATTGCCGGTCAAGGTCGCCCTGCACGACTCGGCAATTCCCTGCCCGCGTACAACAACACCCCAAGGAGACAAACCCATGCCCCAGCAGCCCCTGCGGCGCGCCTGCCTCGGCGCCGCACTGCTCTCGATCGCCGGCGCCGCCCTGCCTTTCGCC encodes:
- a CDS encoding tripartite tricarboxylate transporter substrate binding protein encodes the protein MTHQPLRRACLGAALLAMAGAALPFAAAAQGAYPSKPITLIVPFPAGGSTDRHLRIVAQDASKYLGQPVIVENRPGAGGTLGPATMAKTAKPDGYTVTLYTLAMLRMPYMQKSSWDPINDFSFILGLSGYTFGFTVRSDSPYQTFNEYIEAARKAPGTIDYGSTGIGSSPHLLIEEVAINAKVKLNHVPFKGNADMQQALLGGHVMAQSDATGWDQFVDSGKMRLLVTFGEKRTTRWPDVPTAQELGYKVVSTSPYGLAGPKGMDPAVVKTLHDAFKKALFDPASMDVMKQLNQEPAYRNSQDYKEWAQATYVKEKGLIEYLGLMAKD
- a CDS encoding acyl-CoA synthetase; translated protein: MTQVQAAPPLSPPFAAPFAVRSAADVQRLQARPLAETLTVQSTYEIFRNSAAAFGDKTALTFLRSADPGDAPLRWSYRELLAGIHQTANLLHELGVGPDDAVGILLPGCLEYHLALWGGEAAGIVQPLNPLLAEDKLVSLMTTARAKVLIAYGSDVECGSWSKALRLRERVPTLHTLLRVAPLDEPSPARPALPDHALDFNAARATQPADRLVSGRAIQADDVAAYFHTGGTTGAPKLAIHTHANQVFSAWAAVQLQNAGPDDVVINGYPLFHVAGVLPASLAALSAGVETVIPTTLLLRNRDVLRNYWRLVEHHRATSLQGVPTILAALAEVPLAGADISSLRYCRTGAAPLPAELAARFKRLFGLHVNESLGMTEMAGISTISPPGCEFPVGCVGFPLPYVQVRIVGLDLPAGTPARDLPAGKAGMVLFKAPNVIPGFLDPDDTARAFTEDGWLISGDVGYMDDAGRLHLQGRAKDLIIRSGHNIDPKTIEDALASHPAVQLCAAVGAPDAYAGELPIAFVTLAEGAQVQEAELLAYAAEHVDESPARPKRVIVLDSMPMTNVGKIYKPDLRRLATAVSAQAVVAHTLQDAGLIDDGTLFRVEANAQPEVSVLADPRAPEALKASLRDALARLPVKVALRD
- a CDS encoding acyl-CoA dehydrogenase family protein; this translates as MNFEHTEDRRMLSDMLRRFVAEQNDFATRDRNALSERGYSLELWQRYAELGAVGALFAEADGGLGGTGFDISVVFEALGRGLAVEPLLDALMVGSAIASAGTPAQREALEGLIAGTITAALAHAEPDSGYELAHVETRAERNQDGWVLNGAKAVVAAGEHADLFLVPARSAGGPDDEAGISLFLVSAGTPGLTARGYGLIDGGRAAELVFYGVQLAPEALLGEAGAGYPLLERAAGRGILALCAEAVGAMDCARDATLEYLRTRRQFGAPLGSFQALQHRMADVLLEIEQARSAVINAAAALDHPDRATRERALSAAKYTIGRIGTLVAEESIQLHGGIGMTWELPLAHYAKRLVMIDHQLGDEDHHLRRYIALGQA